In Nitrosarchaeum koreense MY1, one genomic interval encodes:
- a CDS encoding ATP-binding cassette domain-containing protein — MSCIVVEHLSKSYGTLTAVDDIVLVVKSGQVFGFLGPNGAGKSTTIKLLTTLIPPSNGSLTILGINAIQNPLQVRHKIGVVLQQPSYEPTLTVEKSLDKYGMMWNVPKNKRKKRREELLKDFDLIDIRKKRNEDLSIGQRRRVQVAREFMHDMELLFLDEPTVGLDPSARRKLLDFLKNKAKTGLTIFYTTHILSEAEYLCDEIAIIDKGKILTVDTPEALKNRFGNKKTIKIHLLEKQNKITTILEGIVDCKIDFNNGTNIIIHSDQSELVLLQVLRILNENKIEIEDLSAVPTNLEEIFLKMVSDNASNN; from the coding sequence ATGTCATGTATTGTTGTCGAGCATTTGTCGAAATCATATGGAACACTAACAGCAGTTGATGATATTGTTTTAGTAGTAAAATCTGGTCAGGTTTTTGGATTTCTAGGTCCAAATGGTGCAGGTAAATCAACTACTATCAAACTTTTAACTACATTAATTCCGCCGTCAAATGGTTCTCTGACAATTTTAGGAATAAATGCAATTCAAAATCCTTTACAGGTTCGTCATAAAATTGGAGTAGTTTTGCAACAACCTAGCTACGAACCGACATTGACGGTTGAAAAATCTCTTGATAAATATGGCATGATGTGGAATGTTCCAAAAAATAAACGTAAAAAAAGAAGAGAAGAACTCCTAAAAGATTTTGATCTTATTGATATCCGTAAGAAAAGAAACGAGGATCTCTCTATTGGTCAAAGAAGACGGGTTCAGGTAGCTCGTGAATTTATGCACGATATGGAACTTTTATTTCTTGATGAACCAACTGTAGGATTAGATCCTAGTGCTAGAAGAAAATTATTAGATTTTTTAAAAAACAAAGCCAAGACAGGTCTGACAATATTTTATACCACACATATTCTAAGCGAAGCTGAATATCTTTGTGATGAAATAGCTATCATTGATAAAGGAAAAATTCTTACAGTAGATACACCTGAGGCACTAAAAAATAGATTTGGAAATAAAAAAACAATAAAAATTCATTTACTTGAAAAACAAAATAAAATAACAACAATTCTTGAGGGAATCGTTGACTGCAAAATTGATTTTAATAATGGAACTAACATAATAATACATTCAGACCAATCTGAATTAGTTTTATTACAAGTTCTACGAATTCTAAATGAAAATAAAATTGAGATAGAAGATCTTTCAGCAGTTCCTACAAATCTAGAAGAGATATTTTTAAAAATGGTGAGTGATAATGCATCCAATAATTAG
- a CDS encoding ABC transporter permease yields MHPIIRLVNRNLTISINPGFLIWQVIFPLIYIFVAGYAYTSLIDQVPFGDKNISYPTFLATGMIGFNIMNSTLISGIIIWNDRRHGMFEQIMSGPFTRSDYILSNICTIGIVGLVSASLIALVGYPVFFESIEFTPITIPIIIFAAIVGSVLFGSIASIISTRLRSSEGFNVIINTVFLFFAFVSTAFYPSSGSPEPLRTIFYLNPLTYLVDVIRGGIFGNITEFVIMEMGVLVVIASVLFIIATKLLTKLDF; encoded by the coding sequence ATGCATCCAATAATTAGGCTTGTTAATAGAAACTTAACAATATCAATTAATCCTGGATTTTTAATCTGGCAAGTAATTTTTCCTTTAATTTACATCTTTGTTGCTGGTTATGCTTACACATCACTAATTGATCAAGTTCCTTTTGGTGACAAAAATATCAGCTATCCTACATTTTTGGCAACTGGTATGATTGGATTTAATATTATGAATAGTACTCTTATCTCAGGAATAATAATTTGGAATGATAGAAGACATGGCATGTTTGAGCAAATAATGTCTGGTCCATTTACACGATCTGATTATATTTTAAGTAATATTTGCACTATTGGAATTGTAGGGTTGGTAAGTGCATCATTGATTGCACTTGTTGGGTATCCTGTATTTTTTGAATCAATTGAATTTACTCCAATTACCATTCCGATAATTATCTTTGCTGCAATTGTAGGTTCTGTCTTGTTTGGCTCAATAGCCTCAATAATTTCTACCCGATTACGTTCTAGTGAAGGATTTAATGTTATAATCAATACTGTTTTTCTGTTCTTTGCTTTTGTTAGTACTGCGTTTTATCCATCTTCAGGTTCGCCAGAACCTCTAAGAACCATTTTTTATCTAAATCCTCTTACCTATTTGGTCGATGTTATACGTGGTGGAATTTTTGGTAATATTACAGAATTTGTAATTATGGAAATGGGTGTTTTAGTAGTTATTGCATCAGTGCTTTTTATTATAGCAACAAAATTACTTACAAAACTAGATTTTTAA
- a CDS encoding NAD-binding protein: MTDIILGMGEVGTTLFELLAERGFDCVGIDSDKSKCRNYSENNLIKNPDYLHICLPGELNEFNEITINWIKKISDLQVVIIHSTVQPGTTKHIQDRVEIPVLFSPVRGVHKRFLDDIKKYTKFISSDKKEISPKIKLELEKRFQKIQWMSTTKTAELAKILVDTTYYGWLINYAQITKMICDTEKIDFDEMWKFADEIHENLGNRPKMYPGIIGGHCVIPNLSLIKYDNLDIIKKINNMYKSFNDVKNYNN, encoded by the coding sequence ATGACAGACATCATTTTAGGAATGGGAGAAGTTGGAACTACTCTTTTTGAGTTACTTGCTGAGCGTGGATTTGATTGTGTAGGAATAGATAGTGATAAATCAAAATGTAGAAACTATTCTGAAAATAATCTAATAAAAAATCCAGACTATCTACATATTTGTCTTCCAGGAGAATTAAACGAATTTAATGAAATAACAATAAATTGGATAAAAAAAATTTCAGACTTACAAGTTGTCATTATTCATTCAACTGTACAACCAGGTACTACAAAACATATTCAAGATAGAGTTGAGATACCAGTTTTATTTTCACCTGTACGTGGTGTGCACAAAAGATTTTTAGATGATATAAAAAAATATACAAAATTTATCTCATCTGATAAAAAAGAAATTAGCCCTAAAATTAAATTAGAATTAGAGAAAAGATTTCAAAAAATACAATGGATGTCTACCACTAAAACTGCCGAATTAGCAAAAATTTTAGTTGATACAACATATTATGGATGGTTAATTAATTATGCTCAGATTACTAAAATGATTTGTGATACAGAAAAAATAGATTTTGATGAAATGTGGAAATTTGCAGATGAAATTCATGAAAATTTAGGAAACAGACCAAAGATGTATCCAGGAATAATAGGTGGGCATTGCGTTATACCAAATCTAAGTTTAATCAAATATGATAATTTAGACATAATTAAAAAAATAAATAATATGTATAAGAGTTTTAACGATGTGAAAAATTATAATAATTAA
- a CDS encoding DUF354 domain-containing protein — MKIWIDVLTPKQLLFSEPMIERLRKKHNVLCTSRSYNEVSKLAKIRKIDLIYVGKHGGGEKFDKLEASIDRIKKLTLLINKFSPELVISFCSPEAARVSFGMGIKHIAFCDSPHANAVMKLTLPLIQKLLIPWIIPKKEFSRYGIDSKDIVPYKAIDASVTIKRNNNQKKYLPFKNNKKNILIRVEEEQAAYTSKSRKIIPIINEIVKEFDSENIIILGRYSEQIKNLKKIFGKKASIIKMSFDGKHLLEHTDIFLGSGGTMTAESALLGIPTISYNAVPNIVERFLVKNNLVNRETDPKKITKIIRKLLETSDNNSKKRARKITDSMEDPIQKLIQIIKE, encoded by the coding sequence TTGAAAATTTGGATAGATGTTCTAACTCCCAAACAATTATTGTTTTCAGAACCAATGATTGAAAGATTAAGGAAAAAACATAATGTTTTGTGTACATCTAGATCATATAATGAAGTCTCAAAACTAGCAAAAATTCGAAAAATTGACCTAATTTATGTGGGAAAGCATGGCGGAGGCGAAAAATTTGACAAACTTGAGGCTAGTATTGACCGAATAAAGAAACTCACTTTATTAATAAATAAATTTTCTCCAGAATTGGTAATTAGTTTTTGTTCTCCTGAAGCAGCAAGAGTTTCATTTGGTATGGGAATTAAACATATTGCATTTTGTGATTCACCACATGCTAATGCAGTAATGAAGTTAACATTGCCTTTAATTCAAAAATTATTAATTCCATGGATAATTCCCAAGAAAGAATTTTCAAGATATGGCATAGATTCAAAAGATATTGTTCCATACAAAGCAATTGATGCATCAGTAACGATAAAAAGAAATAATAACCAAAAAAAATATTTACCATTTAAAAATAATAAAAAAAACATTTTGATCAGAGTAGAGGAAGAGCAAGCAGCGTATACATCTAAATCAAGAAAAATAATACCAATAATAAATGAAATTGTAAAAGAATTTGATAGTGAGAATATTATCATTCTTGGAAGATATTCCGAACAAATTAAAAATTTAAAAAAAATATTTGGTAAAAAAGCAAGCATTATAAAAATGTCATTCGATGGAAAACATTTGTTAGAGCATACGGATATTTTTCTAGGTTCAGGTGGCACTATGACAGCAGAGTCAGCTTTACTAGGAATTCCAACTATTTCATATAATGCAGTACCCAATATAGTTGAGAGATTTTTAGTAAAAAATAATCTTGTAAATAGAGAAACAGATCCTAAAAAAATTACTAAAATTATTAGAAAACTCCTTGAAACTTCAGATAATAATTCCAAAAAAAGAGCAAGAAAAATTACCGACAGCATGGAAGATCCTATTCAAAAACTAATTCAAATTATCAAAGAGTAA
- a CDS encoding nucleotide exchange factor GrpE: MVEMSDKNNPDEVPVNVISKNKINNLSEDLTETISDNVTVDELQNLLEIEKQKVKDYEDKIKHVLADYQNLNKKTQSDIEKGVNTKIEEFMLDFLKIYDDFIRAKQVFSESKINTNGLDSILKNMDSLLSKYNITPIDALGEIFDPNLHEAISIIEDSELDNNTIVKELRKGYISHKRVIRPTLVEISKNNGEIK; this comes from the coding sequence ATGGTTGAAATGTCAGATAAAAACAATCCCGATGAAGTCCCAGTTAATGTAATTTCTAAGAATAAAATCAATAATTTATCTGAAGATTTAACAGAAACAATTAGTGACAACGTTACTGTAGATGAATTGCAAAATCTTTTGGAAATTGAAAAACAAAAAGTGAAAGATTATGAGGATAAAATTAAACATGTGTTGGCAGATTATCAAAATCTAAATAAAAAAACACAATCTGATATTGAAAAGGGAGTAAATACAAAAATTGAAGAATTTATGTTGGATTTTTTGAAAATTTATGATGATTTTATAAGAGCAAAGCAAGTATTTTCAGAAAGTAAGATCAATACTAATGGATTAGACTCTATTTTGAAAAATATGGATTCATTACTCTCAAAATATAATATAACTCCAATTGACGCATTAGGTGAGATATTTGATCCAAATCTTCATGAGGCAATTTCTATAATTGAAGATTCTGAGCTAGATAACAACACAATTGTCAAAGAACTGAGGAAAGGATATATTTCTCATAAGAGAGTTATTAGACCAACACTGGTAGAAATATCAAAAAATAATGGTGAAATTAAATGA
- the dnaK gene encoding molecular chaperone DnaK, which produces MTKIIGIDLGTSNSAAAVVMGGKPTIIPAAEGATVGGKAFPSVVAFTKTGELLVGEPARRQAVTNPDSTIAAAKRKMGSDYIFKIQDKNYKPQQISAFILQKIKKDAEAFIGEPVNKAVITVPAYFDDNQRQATKDAGTIAGLDVVRIINEPTAASLAFGLDKTKQDMKILVFDFGGGTLDVTIMEMGGGVFEVMSTSGDTQLGGTDMDKVVINHILDEFKKKEGIDLSKDSTAMARVREAAEKAKIELSTIMETDINLPFISHDPSSGAKNLELRLTRAKLDDLIRPIIQRCKPSIEKALEDAKISKTDVSKIVMVGGPTRIPLVKKFVGEVLGKEPESGIDPMEAVAMGAAIQAGIIAGDVTSDIVLLDVTPLTLGIETLGGVREPLIERNTTIPTSKSKVFTTAADNQTAVTIHVVQGERPMATDNVSLGSFNLTDLPPAPRGIPQIEVKFDIDANGIINVTAKDLGTKKEAKITISSNSKLSPEEIEKLKQDAEKFSDEDKKKKEKIDLRNEAESFIYTVEKLVNHDLKDKISQEQGIKVTDAVKEVKESLDKEIDTLKPKLDTLKTLVNEITTELYKNSAQPNTDQKNAGTDGQQDQGNAQQNTESSSDENKN; this is translated from the coding sequence ATGACTAAAATAATAGGAATAGATTTAGGAACAAGTAATTCGGCCGCTGCCGTGGTAATGGGTGGAAAACCTACTATCATTCCCGCAGCCGAAGGTGCTACTGTAGGTGGTAAGGCGTTTCCTTCAGTAGTTGCATTTACCAAAACGGGTGAACTTTTGGTAGGTGAACCAGCAAGGAGACAGGCTGTAACAAATCCTGATAGTACAATTGCGGCTGCAAAAAGAAAAATGGGTTCAGACTATATTTTTAAAATTCAAGATAAAAATTACAAACCTCAACAAATTTCTGCATTTATCCTTCAAAAAATAAAAAAAGACGCTGAAGCTTTCATAGGCGAACCCGTCAACAAAGCTGTAATTACAGTTCCTGCGTATTTTGATGATAATCAACGTCAAGCAACTAAAGATGCTGGAACCATTGCAGGTCTTGATGTTGTAAGAATAATAAATGAACCAACAGCTGCATCGTTGGCATTTGGATTAGATAAAACTAAACAAGATATGAAAATTCTTGTCTTTGATTTTGGTGGTGGAACGTTAGATGTTACAATTATGGAAATGGGCGGTGGTGTATTTGAAGTAATGAGTACATCTGGTGATACTCAGTTAGGTGGAACTGACATGGATAAAGTAGTAATTAATCACATTCTTGATGAATTTAAGAAAAAAGAAGGAATTGATCTATCTAAAGATAGTACTGCAATGGCTAGAGTTAGAGAAGCTGCAGAGAAAGCAAAAATTGAACTTTCAACTATTATGGAAACTGACATTAATCTTCCTTTCATTTCTCATGATCCCTCATCTGGTGCAAAAAATCTTGAACTAAGACTAACAAGAGCAAAACTTGATGATTTAATTCGCCCAATTATTCAACGATGTAAACCTTCTATAGAAAAAGCACTTGAAGATGCTAAAATATCAAAAACAGATGTTAGCAAAATTGTGATGGTTGGGGGACCTACAAGAATTCCACTAGTGAAAAAATTTGTTGGTGAAGTTCTTGGCAAAGAACCTGAATCTGGCATTGATCCAATGGAAGCAGTGGCTATGGGTGCAGCAATTCAGGCTGGAATTATTGCTGGAGATGTAACTAGTGATATTGTATTACTTGATGTAACACCATTAACATTAGGAATTGAAACTTTGGGTGGAGTAAGAGAACCATTAATTGAAAGAAATACAACTATCCCAACATCAAAAAGTAAAGTTTTCACTACTGCTGCAGATAATCAGACAGCAGTAACAATTCATGTGGTCCAAGGGGAAAGACCTATGGCAACTGATAATGTTTCATTAGGAAGTTTTAATCTTACAGATTTACCACCTGCTCCTAGAGGAATTCCTCAAATTGAGGTAAAATTCGACATTGACGCAAATGGAATAATTAATGTAACTGCAAAAGATCTTGGAACCAAAAAAGAAGCTAAAATTACCATCTCGTCTAACTCAAAATTATCACCTGAAGAAATTGAAAAATTAAAACAAGATGCAGAAAAATTCTCTGATGAAGATAAAAAGAAAAAGGAGAAAATAGATCTAAGAAATGAAGCTGAAAGTTTTATCTACACAGTTGAAAAACTTGTAAATCATGATCTTAAAGACAAAATTTCACAAGAACAAGGGATCAAAGTCACTGATGCTGTAAAAGAAGTAAAAGAATCTCTTGATAAGGAAATTGATACTCTTAAACCAAAACTTGATACTTTAAAAACACTAGTAAACGAAATAACAACTGAACTTTACAAAAATTCTGCTCAACCAAACACAGATCAGAAAAATGCTGGAACTGATGGCCAGCAAGATCAAGGTAATGCTCAGCAAAATACTGAATCATCTTCTGATGAAAATAAAAACTAA
- the dnaJ gene encoding molecular chaperone DnaJ: protein MAAKRDYYEVLGVSKSSASDEIKAQYRKLALKFHPDRNKSEEAGEHFKEISEAYAVLSDPEKRKVYDQHGHAGVDGRYSNEDIFQGAGSDFSDLFGRSGGFDSIFESIFGRTGGTSYRQQRGSDILYQTTITLEDVLHGKKMEIDLQKEIQCEICNGSGCKPGTNKNTCSTCNGQGQVRQSRSMGFASFVTVVPCSTCRGQGSIIQTPCSECKGNGKKKGSKKISFDIPPGVDSGDYTVPEEGNEMPGGINGDLIVRIRVQAHQKFKRDDMDIFYDQDVSMVDAALGREITVPTLDGTEKIKVESGSQPNTIIKLKGRGLPRMNSKNRGDQYVRIVVNIPKKLSKHQKNLLDEFQKADQ from the coding sequence ATGGCTGCAAAACGTGATTATTATGAGGTTTTAGGAGTTTCAAAATCATCTGCTTCTGATGAAATTAAAGCACAATATAGAAAATTAGCATTAAAATTTCATCCTGATCGTAATAAATCTGAAGAAGCTGGTGAACACTTTAAAGAAATTTCAGAGGCATATGCTGTTTTGTCAGATCCTGAAAAAAGAAAGGTTTACGATCAACACGGTCACGCTGGTGTCGATGGAAGATATAGTAACGAAGATATTTTTCAAGGTGCAGGTAGTGACTTTAGTGATTTATTTGGAAGAAGCGGTGGGTTTGATTCCATTTTCGAATCAATCTTTGGTAGAACAGGAGGAACTAGCTATAGGCAACAAAGAGGTTCAGATATTCTATATCAAACTACCATTACTCTTGAAGATGTTCTTCATGGAAAAAAAATGGAGATTGATTTACAAAAAGAAATACAATGTGAAATATGTAATGGGTCTGGATGTAAACCTGGGACAAACAAGAATACATGCTCTACATGTAATGGGCAAGGTCAGGTACGTCAAAGCAGAAGTATGGGATTTGCATCATTTGTAACTGTAGTGCCTTGTTCAACATGTAGAGGACAAGGTTCAATCATCCAAACCCCTTGTAGCGAATGTAAAGGAAACGGTAAGAAAAAAGGAAGCAAAAAAATATCATTTGATATTCCTCCAGGTGTAGATAGCGGTGATTATACTGTTCCAGAAGAAGGTAACGAAATGCCAGGGGGAATAAACGGAGATCTAATTGTTAGAATTAGAGTACAAGCTCACCAAAAATTCAAGAGAGATGATATGGATATTTTTTATGATCAAGATGTATCTATGGTTGATGCTGCTTTAGGACGTGAAATTACAGTTCCAACTTTGGATGGAACTGAAAAAATTAAAGTGGAATCAGGCAGTCAACCAAATACAATCATAAAATTAAAAGGCAGGGGTTTGCCACGCATGAATTCAAAAAATAGAGGTGATCAATATGTGCGAATTGTTGTTAATATTCCCAAAAAACTAAGTAAGCATCAAAAAAACCTTTTAGATGAATTCCAAAAAGCCGATCAATAG
- a CDS encoding 5' nucleotidase, NT5C type — MKIALDVDGVLADVIKSWLIYSNKIRDSISKDEITNWDFWKKFKINRYDFYEELSACWKNWNAIPPTEENLSVITKNLSNFGQVDIVTARELSTDSFVKDWLKHHDITYHNYVSVIDGPMKADLDYDVFIDDSPLNAIKFLERKKNVLLYSQPWNHHISDPKVQRIFTLSEAVEKLKL, encoded by the coding sequence TTGAAAATAGCTTTAGATGTAGATGGTGTTCTAGCAGATGTAATTAAATCATGGTTAATTTACAGTAATAAAATCAGAGATAGTATTTCTAAAGATGAAATAACAAATTGGGATTTTTGGAAAAAATTCAAAATTAATAGATATGATTTTTATGAAGAATTATCTGCCTGTTGGAAAAACTGGAATGCAATTCCTCCAACAGAAGAAAATCTGTCAGTAATTACAAAAAATCTTTCAAATTTTGGTCAAGTTGATATTGTTACAGCTAGAGAACTTTCAACTGATTCTTTTGTAAAAGATTGGCTTAAGCATCATGATATAACTTACCACAATTATGTTTCAGTAATTGATGGTCCAATGAAAGCAGATTTAGATTATGATGTTTTTATTGATGATTCCCCATTAAATGCAATTAAATTTTTAGAACGGAAAAAGAATGTTTTATTATACTCACAACCGTGGAATCACCACATTTCTGATCCCAAGGTTCAAAGAATTTTTACACTATCTGAAGCTGTTGAAAAATTGAAATTATGA
- the gatE gene encoding Glu-tRNA(Gln) amidotransferase subunit GatE, translated as MSEFSINEVGVKVGLEIHQQLATNKKLFCNCMPLESDEYFIKFLRKLRASKSELGEYDPAALFEKSKSKTIMYYANPASSCLVEQDEEPPHELDGDAKKIALIIASTLKSNIFSEIYPMRKTVVDGSNTTGFQRTMLISQGGNFEVDGKNIGIQSICLEEDAAKNLGDEGSTRKFGLERLGIPLIEIATEPFEAKPQQIKSIALGLGRILRSTKKVKRGLGSIRQDVNVSIKDGGVVIEVKGVQQLEQLEKVVEYEAKRQYGLLKISKKLQEIEWMHNNEDRRLVTEQFKKCESKIIQNAIKKNQEIVTIVFKNMRGMFGYSPYEGIRLGKEVAELVRFFGLGGVFHSDELPNYGIEEKDIQNLKEFLKINDNDAFLVLAIPFEMIDTIIDQIILRIEHIKNKGIPNDTRLATQIGETKFLRPRPGAARMYPETDIPPILTSKKELEDARKNIPKSWDESIKDLQTKYEINEQLAEQIFDSRYIELFEKIVEKTKISSIFVASILCSTITNLERSGLNANLLQNDDIVKTFELLDIGKITKESIEMIFENIMAGKAKTTEEAIKNTSIEVVNESDLEKIISEIVETNQEIVKNQKERAVGPLMGIAMKKLRGKASGEMINNLLLKNIKKKLASI; from the coding sequence GTGTCAGAATTTTCCATAAATGAAGTTGGAGTAAAAGTAGGACTTGAAATTCATCAACAACTAGCAACTAATAAGAAGTTGTTTTGTAATTGTATGCCATTAGAATCAGATGAATATTTTATAAAATTTCTAAGGAAATTACGAGCATCAAAGAGTGAATTAGGTGAATATGATCCTGCTGCATTATTTGAAAAATCTAAATCAAAAACAATAATGTATTACGCCAATCCAGCAAGTAGTTGTCTTGTAGAACAAGATGAAGAACCACCACATGAATTAGATGGTGATGCAAAGAAAATTGCGTTAATTATTGCTTCTACATTAAAATCAAATATTTTTAGTGAAATTTATCCTATGAGAAAAACAGTTGTTGATGGATCTAATACAACCGGATTCCAACGTACTATGTTAATTTCACAAGGCGGTAATTTTGAGGTTGATGGTAAAAATATTGGAATTCAATCCATATGTCTAGAGGAAGATGCTGCAAAAAATTTGGGTGATGAAGGATCTACAAGAAAATTTGGATTAGAACGTTTAGGAATACCATTAATTGAAATTGCTACTGAACCATTTGAAGCAAAACCCCAACAAATCAAATCAATTGCTTTAGGGTTAGGAAGAATTTTGAGGAGTACTAAGAAAGTAAAGAGAGGATTAGGCTCTATTAGACAAGATGTTAATGTTTCAATTAAAGATGGAGGAGTTGTAATTGAGGTAAAAGGTGTTCAGCAATTAGAACAATTAGAAAAAGTAGTAGAATATGAGGCTAAAAGACAATATGGATTACTAAAAATTTCAAAAAAATTACAAGAGATAGAATGGATGCATAATAATGAGGATCGAAGATTAGTCACGGAACAGTTTAAAAAATGTGAATCAAAAATTATTCAAAATGCTATAAAGAAAAATCAGGAGATCGTTACAATAGTCTTTAAAAACATGAGAGGTATGTTTGGATATTCACCTTATGAGGGAATACGATTAGGAAAAGAAGTAGCAGAATTAGTGAGGTTTTTTGGTTTAGGCGGAGTTTTTCATTCAGACGAGTTACCAAATTATGGTATTGAAGAAAAAGATATACAAAATTTGAAAGAATTTCTAAAAATTAATGATAATGATGCATTTTTAGTTTTAGCTATCCCATTTGAAATGATAGATACCATCATAGATCAAATAATTTTACGAATTGAACATATAAAAAATAAAGGCATACCAAATGACACACGATTAGCTACTCAGATAGGCGAAACAAAATTTCTAAGACCCAGACCCGGTGCAGCAAGAATGTATCCTGAAACAGATATTCCACCAATCTTAACTTCAAAAAAAGAATTAGAAGATGCAAGAAAAAACATACCAAAATCATGGGATGAATCTATCAAAGACTTACAAACAAAATATGAAATTAATGAACAACTAGCAGAACAGATTTTTGATTCACGATATATTGAATTATTTGAAAAAATTGTTGAAAAAACCAAAATTAGTTCCATATTTGTAGCATCAATACTTTGTTCTACAATTACGAATTTAGAAAGAAGTGGGTTAAATGCTAATTTATTGCAAAATGACGACATTGTAAAAACATTTGAGTTATTGGATATTGGAAAGATTACCAAAGAATCAATTGAGATGATTTTTGAAAATATTATGGCTGGAAAAGCAAAAACCACTGAAGAGGCAATTAAAAATACTTCAATTGAGGTTGTAAATGAATCAGATTTAGAAAAGATCATTTCAGAAATAGTTGAAACAAATCAAGAAATTGTTAAAAATCAAAAAGAACGAGCTGTTGGACCACTTATGGGAATTGCTATGAAGAAATTAAGGGGTAAAGCATCAGGCGAAATGATAAACAATCTTCTTTTAAAAAATATCAAGAAAAAATTGGCAAGTATCTAA